From Catharus ustulatus isolate bCatUst1 chromosome 6, bCatUst1.pri.v2, whole genome shotgun sequence, a single genomic window includes:
- the LOC116997332 gene encoding Fanconi anemia group M protein-like, which yields PSPSPQYLCVGRGWVSPGPSWQGAAKPLQFFQNFLGVFSPQIPEQDSAYAEDSFCVGDEEEEAQSGCSEEEVCVNFDLLLEGSSRKSRYLTRRRSRLEQARLPGSTPALGQRKKPSRIIVLSDSSEEEAGGSREKPLAAGQGKGQLPKALPSAPSAGAAPAPQAGEQDTHRLLGLETSESGMLDVPQEHPGRSTSIPPAGPGCRSMDLQAAAEVCSSLKTHGSSSGSVCPAVPNPSSALAGISRVPGEQSPSLAGNSRVPGEQSPSLAGISRVPGEQSPSLAGISRVPGEQSPSLAGISRVPGEQSPSLAGISRVPAEQSPSLAGNSRVPGEQSPSLAGISRVPGDQSPSLCILADSREISSGLEVISSLRAVHGLRVQVCSLGTSDYIVSNRLAVDRLLQSELQSPGNRNKLSQRLQRLQGTFERICVIVETDRVRPGETSRFFQRTQYYDGVLSALVQAGIRILFSSCQQETAALLQELALLEHRKDAAIRVPTEPEGHRRDILNFYLSIPNLSYGAALNLCHSFGSITAMANSSVPALAAGARLSRPQAEELQRFLRHHFELQLLPQPLPAKGKS from the exons CCAAGCCCCTCACCCCAATATTTGTgtgtggggaggggctgggtaAGCCCAGGGCCCTCCTGGCAAGGAGCAGCAAAACCTTTGCAGTTTTTCCAAAACTTCCTAGGTGTGTTCTCCCCCCAGATTCCTGAGCAAGACTCAGCTTATGCTGAGGACAGTTTCTGTGTgggagatgaggaggaggaggctcagAGTGGCTGCAGTGAGGAGGAAGTGTGTGTGAATTTTGATCTGCTCCTCGAGGGCTCCAGCAGGAAGAGCCGGTACCTGACCCGGcgcaggagcaggctggagcaggccaggctgccagggagcactcctgccctggggcagaggAAGAAACCATCCAGAATCATTGTCCTGAGTGACTCCAgcgaggaggaggcaggaggcagcagggagaagcccctggcagcagggcagggaaaggggcagCTCCCCAaagctctgccctcagccccctctgctggggcagccccagctcctcaggctggagagcaggacaCTCACAGGCTGCTGGGCTTGGAAACTTCAGAGTCTGGGATGCTGGATGTGCCCCAGGAGCATCCAGGCAGGAGCACATCCATCCCCCCAgctggccctggctgcaggagcatggatctgcaggctgctgctgag GTGTGCAGCTCTTTGAAGACCCACGGGAGCAGCTCAGGCTCGGtgtgtcctgctgtgccaaacccttcctcagccctggctgggatCTCCCGAGttcctggagagcagagcccttccctggctgggaaTTCCCGAgttcctggggagcagagcccttccctggctgggatCTCCCGAgttcctggggagcagagcccttccctggctgggatCTCCCGAgttcctggggagcagagcccttccctggctgggatCTCCCGAgttcctggggagcagagcccttccctggctgggatCTCCCGagttccagcagagcagagcccttccctggctgggaaTTCCCGAgttccaggagagcagagcccttccctggctgggatCTCCCGAGTTCCCGGGGATCAGAGCCCCTCCCTGTGCATCCTGGCCGACAGCCGGGAGATCAGCTCGGGGCTGGAGGTGATCTCGAGCCTGCGGGCCGTGCACGGGCTCCGGGTGCAGGTTTGCTCCCTGGGCACCAGCGATTACATCGTCAGCAACCGCCTGGCCgtggacaggctgctccagtccGAGCTGCAGAGCCCCGGGAACAGGAACAAACTCAGCCAGAGGCTGCAGCGCCTGCAGGGCACCTTCGAGAGGATCTGTGTGATTGTGGAGACAGACAGGGTCAGGCCAG GAGAAACATCCCGGTTTTTCCAAAGGACTCAGTACTATGATGGAGTGCTCTCAGCCTTGGTCCAGGCTGGAATTAGGATCCtcttcagctcctgccagcaggaaaccgcagctctgctgcaggagctggctctgctggagcacaggaagGACGCTGCCATCCGGGTGCCCACGGAGCCGGAGGGGCACCGGCGCGACATCCTCAACTTCTACCTGAGCATCCCCAACCTCAGCTACGGAGCTGCCCTCAACCTGTGCCACTCCTTCGGCTCCATCACAGCCATGGCCAACAG CTCGGTGCCGGCGCTGGCAGCGGGGGCGCGGCTGAGCCGGCCCCAGGCCGAGGAGCTGCAGCGGTTCCTGCGCCACCACTTcgagctccagctgctgcctcagcccctgcccgcCAAGGgcaagagctga